In Oryza brachyantha chromosome 2, ObraRS2, whole genome shotgun sequence, a single window of DNA contains:
- the LOC102707465 gene encoding uncharacterized protein LOC102707465 isoform X1, producing the protein MEGCGSQDAMENKSDDNDFDKNANSDPVVYQLVRVEGDGTLVPATEDEVLQFESFLHDEKVDLPSIEDVSHVEEYFTNDCIKPDFGEGPSKLETADVQVHMLDVALEDDRLHTPDDSVVLPSNCSAVHDQELDKLNTEQGGNNTAQQDNVSTETTKSTVLNDLSSDKEKADACSEPVNNTSACQSVSGFTSSVPDFSILRGEVCLDNLTIRELQEAFRATFGRQTTVKDKLWLKRRIAMGLTNSCDVPSSGCVVKDYKVIGMGSKQEIAAVEGIPKMELEATLVRDQVLNPGHQRDLPSSFPYHSEEQQRSSKRLKRVPTDNDEPQVTIFTGQGTTKRIRKPTKRYIEELSDIETNEPTGRFFSPRKRPVYDEVLLRPREAPFHEVGSLGTTYPTRRDTLGGCSVHVPYVSRMRRGRPRSNFIPLWDLEPSVECTEVPIADAVNLEKEGEWGNHKNTKREGEHVEAADSKKVQGQQAKDFANADVNPKIQRGGKRKHHRAWTLSEVVKLVDGVARYGAGKWSEIRRLAFSSYSYRTSVDLKDKWRNLIRASQTQLSTENDGVCPRKSNPSTIPIPPSILLRVKELADMQPQVGDLRVPVKFSGKSSMVVQGKGSGFL; encoded by the exons ATGGAGGGGTGTGGCTCGCAAGATGCTATGGAGAACAAAAGTGATGACAACGACTTTGATAAGAACGCCAATTCTGATCCTGTTGTTTACCAGCTAGTTCGG GTTGAAGGTGATGGAACGCTTGTTCCTGCTACAGAGGATGAGGTCTTGCAATTCGAAAGTTTCCTTCATGATGAGAAGGTTGATCTGCCTTCTATTGAAGATGTATCACATGTGGAGGAATACTTTACTAATGATTGCATAAAGCCTGATTTTGGAG AGGGGCCTTCCAAATTAGAAACTGCTGATGTACAGGTACACATGTTAGATGTCGCCCTAGAG GATGACAGGCTACATACACCAGATGATTCAGTAGTTCTTCCTTCGAACTGTTCAGCTGTTCATGACCAGGAGCTGGATAAACTGAACACAGAACAAGGGGGTAATAACACTGCCCAACAGGACAATGTTTCAACAGAGACTACAAAATCAACAGTATTAAATGACCTTTCTTCTGATAAAGAAAAGGCTGATGCCTGCTCAGAACCTGTAAATAACACATCCGCATGTCAATCTGTTTCTGGGTTTACTAGTTCAGTGCCTGATTTTTCCATTTTAAGGGGAGAAGTTTGCTTGGATAATCTTACAATTAGGGAACTTCAGGAAGCATTTAGAGCCACATTTGGGCGCCAAACTACTGTCAAGGACAAGCTATGGCTCAAAAGACGTATTGCAATGGGGTTGACCAATTCGTGCGATGTTCCAAGTTCAGGTTGTGTTGTTAAGGATTATAAAGTTATCGGCATGGGTTCCAAACAAGAAATAGCAGCTGTTGAAGGAATACCAAAGATGGAGCTCGAGGCTACTCTGGTTAGGGACCAAGTCTTGAACCCAGGACATCAGAGAGATTTACCATCAAGTTTTCCCTATCATAGTGAGGAGCAACAGAGATCGTCCAAGAGGCTCAAAAGAGTACCAACAGATAATGACGAGCCACAAGTAACTATTTTCACTGGACAAGGAACCACCAAGAGAATTAGGAAGCCAACAAAAAGATACATCGAAGAGCTCTCAGATATTGAGACTAATGAGCCCACCGggagatttttttcacctaGAAAAAGACCTGTATATGATGAGGTGTTGTTGAGACCACGGGAAGCACCTTTTCATGAGGTTGGTTCATTGGGCACAACCTACCCTACTAGAAGGGATACTCTTGGAGGGTGTAGTGTGCATGTACCATATGTTTCAAGGATGAGAAGAGGGCGCCCAAGGAGTAACTTCATTCCATTATGG GATCTTGAGCCTTCTGTGGAATGTACTGAGGTCCCCATTGCAGATGCAGTGAATTTGGAAAAGGAAGGTGAATGGGGGAACCAT AAGAACACCAAGCGGGAAGGAGAACATGTAGAGGCAGCCGATAGTAAGAAGGTTCAGGGTCAACAGGCCAAAGATTTTGCCAACGCTGATGTCAATCCCAAAATACAACGGGGTGGGAAGCGGAAGCATCATCGAGCATGGACATTGAGCGAGGTTGTGAAGCTGGTTGATGGTGTGGCTCGATATGGGGCTGGTAAATGGTCCGAGATTAGAAGATTAGCCTTCTCCTCGTATTCATACCGCACCTCAGTGGATCTTAAG GACAAGTGGCGGAATCTGATCAGGGCCAGCCAGACACAGCTTTCTACTGAAAACGAT GGTGTTTGTCCACGGAAGAGCAACCCTTCTACCATACCAATACCACCGTCCATTCTGCTACGAGTAAAAGAACTGGCTGACATGCAGCCTCAGGTTGGCGATTTGAGGGTACCGGTCAAGTTTTCAGGGAAGAGCAGTATGGTTGTACAGGGGAAAGGTTCGGGTTTTTTGTGA
- the LOC102707465 gene encoding uncharacterized protein LOC102707465 isoform X2 yields MEGCGSQDAMENKSDDNDFDKNANSDPVVYQLVRVEGDGTLVPATEDEVLQFESFLHDEKVDLPSIEDVSHVEEYFTNDCIKPDFGEGPSKLETADVQVHMLDVALEDDRLHTPDDSVVLPSNCSAVHDQELDKLNTEQGGNNTAQQDNVSTETTKSTVLNDLSSDKEKADACSEPVNNTSACQSVSGFTSSVPDFSILRGEVCLDNLTIRELQEAFRATFGRQTTVKDKLWLKRRIAMGLTNSCDVPSSGCVVKDYKVIGMGSKQEIAAVEGIPKMELEATLVRDQVLNPGHQRDLPSSFPYHSEEQQRSSKRLKRVPTDNDEPQVTIFTGQGTTKRIRKPTKRYIEELSDIETNEPTGRFFSPRKRPVYDEVLLRPREAPFHEVGSLGTTYPTRRDTLGGCSVHVPYVSRMRRGRPRSNFIPLWDLEPSVECTEVPIADAVNLEKEGEWGNHNTKREGEHVEAADSKKVQGQQAKDFANADVNPKIQRGGKRKHHRAWTLSEVVKLVDGVARYGAGKWSEIRRLAFSSYSYRTSVDLKDKWRNLIRASQTQLSTENDGVCPRKSNPSTIPIPPSILLRVKELADMQPQVGDLRVPVKFSGKSSMVVQGKGSGFL; encoded by the exons ATGGAGGGGTGTGGCTCGCAAGATGCTATGGAGAACAAAAGTGATGACAACGACTTTGATAAGAACGCCAATTCTGATCCTGTTGTTTACCAGCTAGTTCGG GTTGAAGGTGATGGAACGCTTGTTCCTGCTACAGAGGATGAGGTCTTGCAATTCGAAAGTTTCCTTCATGATGAGAAGGTTGATCTGCCTTCTATTGAAGATGTATCACATGTGGAGGAATACTTTACTAATGATTGCATAAAGCCTGATTTTGGAG AGGGGCCTTCCAAATTAGAAACTGCTGATGTACAGGTACACATGTTAGATGTCGCCCTAGAG GATGACAGGCTACATACACCAGATGATTCAGTAGTTCTTCCTTCGAACTGTTCAGCTGTTCATGACCAGGAGCTGGATAAACTGAACACAGAACAAGGGGGTAATAACACTGCCCAACAGGACAATGTTTCAACAGAGACTACAAAATCAACAGTATTAAATGACCTTTCTTCTGATAAAGAAAAGGCTGATGCCTGCTCAGAACCTGTAAATAACACATCCGCATGTCAATCTGTTTCTGGGTTTACTAGTTCAGTGCCTGATTTTTCCATTTTAAGGGGAGAAGTTTGCTTGGATAATCTTACAATTAGGGAACTTCAGGAAGCATTTAGAGCCACATTTGGGCGCCAAACTACTGTCAAGGACAAGCTATGGCTCAAAAGACGTATTGCAATGGGGTTGACCAATTCGTGCGATGTTCCAAGTTCAGGTTGTGTTGTTAAGGATTATAAAGTTATCGGCATGGGTTCCAAACAAGAAATAGCAGCTGTTGAAGGAATACCAAAGATGGAGCTCGAGGCTACTCTGGTTAGGGACCAAGTCTTGAACCCAGGACATCAGAGAGATTTACCATCAAGTTTTCCCTATCATAGTGAGGAGCAACAGAGATCGTCCAAGAGGCTCAAAAGAGTACCAACAGATAATGACGAGCCACAAGTAACTATTTTCACTGGACAAGGAACCACCAAGAGAATTAGGAAGCCAACAAAAAGATACATCGAAGAGCTCTCAGATATTGAGACTAATGAGCCCACCGggagatttttttcacctaGAAAAAGACCTGTATATGATGAGGTGTTGTTGAGACCACGGGAAGCACCTTTTCATGAGGTTGGTTCATTGGGCACAACCTACCCTACTAGAAGGGATACTCTTGGAGGGTGTAGTGTGCATGTACCATATGTTTCAAGGATGAGAAGAGGGCGCCCAAGGAGTAACTTCATTCCATTATGG GATCTTGAGCCTTCTGTGGAATGTACTGAGGTCCCCATTGCAGATGCAGTGAATTTGGAAAAGGAAGGTGAATGGGGGAACCAT AACACCAAGCGGGAAGGAGAACATGTAGAGGCAGCCGATAGTAAGAAGGTTCAGGGTCAACAGGCCAAAGATTTTGCCAACGCTGATGTCAATCCCAAAATACAACGGGGTGGGAAGCGGAAGCATCATCGAGCATGGACATTGAGCGAGGTTGTGAAGCTGGTTGATGGTGTGGCTCGATATGGGGCTGGTAAATGGTCCGAGATTAGAAGATTAGCCTTCTCCTCGTATTCATACCGCACCTCAGTGGATCTTAAG GACAAGTGGCGGAATCTGATCAGGGCCAGCCAGACACAGCTTTCTACTGAAAACGAT GGTGTTTGTCCACGGAAGAGCAACCCTTCTACCATACCAATACCACCGTCCATTCTGCTACGAGTAAAAGAACTGGCTGACATGCAGCCTCAGGTTGGCGATTTGAGGGTACCGGTCAAGTTTTCAGGGAAGAGCAGTATGGTTGTACAGGGGAAAGGTTCGGGTTTTTTGTGA
- the LOC102707933 gene encoding replication protein A 70 kDa DNA-binding subunit A gives MLTPNGVVAALAGDTNLKPVVQIVELRGVNVNGAGVTRGERFRAVVSDGTTTSSALFAAQLSDRARSGALRRGSIVQLSEYVINDVGPRRIIVILNLEVLIEECEIIGSPTTLSETGFPNSNPMRVEQFNGAPQYGLMAGNSPNTTARPTDNGPVFQRSMTGNSSNFATRPNDNKVPVFQPTVQPAYRPAPNYKNHGSIMKNEAPARIIPISALNPYQGRWAIKARVTAKGDIRRYHNAKGDGKVFSFDLLDSDGGEIRVTCFNALLDRFYKVVEVGKVYVVSRGNLRPAQKNYNHLNSEWEIVLENGSTVELCPDEDSSIPTQRFDFRPINEIEDAQNNAILDIIGVVTSVNPCTTIQRKNGMETQKRTMNLKDMSGRSVEVTMWGDFCNREGSHLQEMVERGTFPVLAIKAGKVSDFSGKSVSTISSTQLFINPDSAEAHRLRQWFDGGGRDASTQSISRDITPASSRNEIRKTVAQIKDDGLGMGDKPDWITVKATVISFKNDNFCYTACPNMIGDRQCNKKVTKGTTGNWTCDKCDREFQECDYRYLMQLQIQDHTGTTSVTAFQEAGQELLGCSARELYTLKEREDPRFADTMLDCLFQDYLLRLKVKEESYGDERRVKITVAKVEKVDPSGESKFLLDLISRSSALH, from the exons atgctgaCGCCGAACGgcgtggtggcggcgctggcggggGACACCAACCTCAAGCCGGTGGTGCAGATCGTGGAGCTGCGGGGCGTCAACGTCAACGGAGCGGGGGTCACGCGGGGCGAGAGGTTCAGGGCGGTGGTGTCCGACGGCACCACCACGTCCTCCGCGCTCTTCGCTGCGCAGCTCAGCGACCGCGCGCGGTCCGGCGCACTCCGCCGCGGCAGCATTGTGCAGCTCTCTGAGTACGTCATCAACGACGTCGGGCCCAGAAG GATTATTGTCATTCTGAACCTGGAAGTTCTTATTGAGGAGTGTGAGATAATTGGAAGTCCGACAACGCTTTCAGAAACTGGATTTCCTAACTCAAATCCGATGAGAGTAGAGCAATTTAATGGAGCACCTCAATATGGTCTGATGGCAGGGAACTCACCAAATACAACTGCAAGGCCTACTGACAACGGTCCAGTTTTCCAACGTTCAATGACAGGAAACTCCTCTAACTTTGCCACTAGGCCAAATGACAACAAAGTTCCAGTCTTCCAACCAACAGTCCAGCCAGCCTATCGCCCTGCACCCAATTACAAAAATCATGGATCAATCATGAAAAATGAAGCCCCTGCTAGAATAATCCCCATATCTGCTTTAAATCCTTATCAAGGCCGCTGGGCTATCAAGGCTAGAGTTACTGCCAAGGGAGATATCCGCCGATACCATAATGCTAAAGGTGATGGCAAAGTATTCTCTTTTGACTTGCTTGATTCCGATGGAGGTGAGATCCGGGTGACATGCTTCAATGCTCTTCTTGATCGATTCTACAAAGTTGTGGAAGTTGGTAAGGTCTATGTGGTATCAAGAGGAAACTTGAGACCTGCACAGAAGAACTATAACCATCTTAACAGTGAGTGGGAGATTGTATTGGAGAATGGGTCAACTGTGGAACTTTGTCCTGATGAGGACAGTTCCATTCCCACCCAGCGGTTCGACTTCAGACCGATCAATGAAATCGAGGATGCCCAGAACAATGCGATCCTTGATATCATAGGTGTTGTTACATCGGTCAACCCTTGCACCACAATACAGAGGAAAAATGGGATGGAAACTCAGAAAAGAACTATGAACCTGAAGGATATGTCTGGTCGAAGTGTTGAGGTAACCATGTGGGGTGACTTTTGCAACAGAGAAGGCTCACACCTGCAAGAAATGGTTGAGCGTGGGACTTTTCCGGTGCTGGCCATCAAAGCAGGAAAAGTGAGTGATTTCAGTGGCAAGTCTGTTAGCACAATTTCTTCAACTCAGCTCTTCATAAATCCTGACTCTGCTGAAGCTCATAGGCTCAGGCAATGGTTTGATGGCGGAGGTAGAGATGCCTCTACTCAGTCCATTTCCAGGGATATCACACCTGCATCATCGAGGAATGAGATCCGAAAGACAGTTGCACAGATCAAGGATGATGGTCTTGGAATGGGGGACAAACCGGACTGGATCACGGTGAAAGCCACCGTTATATCCTTCAAGAACGACAACTTCTGCTACACGGCTTGTCCTAACATGATTGGCGACAGGCAGTGCAATAAGAAGGTGACGAAGGGTACTACTGGCAATTGGACCTGCGACAAATGCGATAGGGAGTTTCAAGAGTGCGACTACAGGTATCTCATGCAGTTGCAGATTCAAGATCACACGGGAACAACTTCAGTGACAGCATTCCAGGAGGCTGGGCAGGAGTTGCTTGGCTGCTCGGCACGAGAGCTCTACACACTCAAGGAGCGCGAGGACCCTCGCTTCGCAGACACCATGCTCGATTGCTTGTTTCAGGACTATCTGCTCAGGCTGAAGGTCAAAGAAGAATCATACGGTGATGAGCGCAGGGTGAAGATTACGGTCGCCAAAGTGGAGAAGGTTGATCCTTCAGGTGAAAGTAAGTTTCTGCTCGATTTAATTTCCAGGTCCTCGGCGTTACATTAG
- the LOC102708214 gene encoding growth-regulating factor 1, producing the protein MMMMSGRPSGGAGGRYPFTASQWQELEHQALIYKYMASGTPIPSDLIIPLRRSFLLDSALATSPSLAFPPQPSLGWGCFGMGFGRKAEDPEPGRCRRTDGKKWRCSKEAYPDSKYCEKHMHRGKNRSRKPVEMSLATPPPSSSASSPASNASAGAGAGATTTSSPAPSYNRPAAHDAAPYQALYGGPYAAATARTPAAAAFHPQVSPFHLHLDTTHPHPPPSYYSMDHKEYAVYGHTAKEVHGEHAFFSDGTERDHHAASHGQWQFKQLGMEPKQSTTTLFPGTGYGNTAASPYAIDLSKEDDEEKERRQQQQQHCFLLGADLRLEKPVGHDPAAAAQKPLRHFFDEWPHEKSTKGSWMGLEGETQLSMSIPMATNDLPITATSAYHHDD; encoded by the exons atgatgatgatgagcgGTCGCCCgagtggcggcgccggcgggcggtACCCGTTCACGGCGTCGCAGTGGCAGGAGCTCGAGCACCAGGCGCTCATCTACAAGTACATGGCCTCTGGCACGCCCATCCCCTCCGACCTCATCATCCCTCTCCGCCGCAGCTTCCTCCTCGACTCCGccctcgccacctccccttcccTCGCCTTCCCTCCCCAGCCTTCGC TGGGGTGGGGTTGCTTCGGCATGGGGTTCGGCCGGAAGGCGGAGGACCCGGAGCCAGGGCGGTGCCGGCGTACGGACGGCAAGAAGTGGCGCTGCTCCAAGGAGGCGTACCCGGACTCCAAGTACTGCGAGAAGCACATGCACCGTGGCAAGAACCGTTCAAGAAAGCCTGTGGAAATGTCCttggccacgccgccgccttcctcgtccgcctcctccccggcgTCGAACgcctcggccggcgccggcgcaggcgCTACCACCACCTCTTCACCCGCGCCGTCCTACAACCGcccggcggcgcacgacgcgGCGCCGTACCAGGCTCTGTATGGCGGTCCATATGCCGCGGCCACCGCTCgcacgcccgccgccgcggcgttcCACCCGCAGGTGAGCCCGTTTCACCTCCACCTCGACACCACCCACCCGCACCCGCCTCCGTCGTATTACTCCATGGACCACAAGGAGTACGCCGTCTACGGGCACACCGCCAAGGAGGTGCACGGCGAGCACGCCTTCTTCTCCGATGGCACCGAGAGGGACCACCACGCTGCTAGCCATGGCCAGTGGCAGTTCAAGCAGCTCGGCATGGAGCCCAAGCAGAGCACCACGACTCTTTTCCCGGGGACCGGTTACGGGAACACCGCGGCGTCGCCGTACGCCATCGATCTTTCGAAAGAAGACGACGAGGAGAAAGAGAGGCgccaacagcagcaacagcactGCTTCCTCCTGGGCGCCGACCTCCGGCTGGAGAAGCCGGTGGGCCACGAccccgcagcggcggcgcagaaACCTCTCCGGCATTTCTTCGACGAGTGGCCGCATGAGAAGAGCACCAAGGGTTCTTGGATGGGGCTCGAGGGCGAGACGCAGCTCTCCATGTCCATCCCCATGGCCACTAACGACCTCCCCATCACAGCTACCTCCGCCTACCACCACG ATGATTAA